A window of Candidatus Gorgyraea atricola contains these coding sequences:
- a CDS encoding secondary thiamine-phosphate synthase enzyme YjbQ produces MKAHTEYLTFNTKNRYDIVNITQQVAAALKKSKVKEGMCLVNSMHITSSIFINDNESGLHQDFLEWVEKLAPYNVKKYRHNLTGEDNGDAHLKRTLMGREVVVAITDGGLDFGPWEQIFYGEFDGQRNKRVLVKIIGE; encoded by the coding sequence TTGAAAGCACATACAGAATACCTTACGTTTAATACAAAGAACCGGTATGATATTGTAAATATCACACAGCAGGTGGCTGCAGCTCTAAAAAAGAGCAAGGTAAAGGAAGGTATGTGCCTTGTTAATAGTATGCATATTACATCCAGCATTTTTATTAATGATAACGAGAGCGGCTTGCATCAGGATTTTCTGGAATGGGTCGAGAAACTCGCGCCATACAATGTCAAAAAATACAGGCACAATCTTACTGGTGAGGATAATGGTGATGCTCATCTTAAAAGGACATTGATGGGGAGAGAGGTCGTAGTTGCTATTACAGATGGAGGGCTTGACTTTGGGCCATGGGAGCAGATCTTTTACGGAGAATTCGACGGACAGCGCAACAAAAGGGTCCTTGTAAAGATTATAGGCGAATAG
- a CDS encoding 4Fe-4S binding protein produces MKKTQLVMIWFLPVIVIGGLFYPMLGYIVLAMMVFFLTLSFFKGRYWCWNLCPRGAFLDSVLSKVSRKKPAPKIFTKKWFRWLVFSLLMAFVVFRVIRSGGSIVAIGAIFVSMCVITTIISIALGVTTKHRAWCMICPMGTLQERIGGRLKH; encoded by the coding sequence ATGAAAAAGACACAGCTTGTGATGATATGGTTTTTGCCTGTTATTGTAATAGGCGGGCTATTTTACCCCATGTTGGGCTACATAGTCCTGGCAATGATGGTTTTCTTTTTAACCCTATCTTTTTTTAAAGGTAGATATTGGTGCTGGAATTTGTGTCCGCGCGGTGCCTTTTTAGATAGTGTGCTTTCAAAAGTCAGTCGCAAAAAGCCTGCCCCCAAGATATTTACGAAGAAATGGTTTCGCTGGCTTGTATTTAGCCTGCTTATGGCGTTTGTAGTGTTTCGCGTAATCCGCTCTGGCGGAAGTATAGTTGCAATAGGAGCGATCTTCGTCTCGATGTGTGTTATTACAACCATTATCTCTATAGCTTTAGGCGTGACAACAAAACACAGGGCCTGGTGTATGATATGCCCAATGGGAACACTACAGGAAAGAATAGGAGGGAGACTAAAACATTGA
- the dusB gene encoding tRNA dihydrouridine synthase DusB, with the protein MPLLTDKVFLSPMAGISSLPFRMLNRGFGCGFCFLEMINCRSLSYSSRKTQEMMKTSKEDKPLGVQILGAKKEFILKALEKLQDYQMDILDFNAACPQKKITSRGEGAALLKTPKTLNKLLKLIVKNSDRPVTAKIRLGWNDFSHARDIALYAQDAGIHALFVHGRTKEQGYSGKVNYKAIRMIKKAVDIPIVGSGDILSAELAKRMLDETGCDAITVARGALGNPWIFKEIKEFLKTGKILKRPSIKDIAKTMKLHLDLGCDFYGERRGVVNFRKFFIWYTRYFKGTKPLRNKVTRINTMLETARLVDDFLLC; encoded by the coding sequence ATGCCTCTCTTAACAGATAAAGTATTCCTTTCTCCCATGGCAGGGATAAGCTCTTTGCCGTTCAGGATGCTCAATCGCGGGTTCGGGTGCGGATTTTGTTTTCTTGAGATGATAAACTGCCGTTCCTTGAGCTACTCAAGTAGAAAAACTCAGGAAATGATGAAGACCTCTAAGGAAGACAAGCCTTTAGGAGTTCAGATCCTCGGAGCAAAGAAAGAGTTTATTCTAAAGGCGCTTGAGAAGCTTCAAGACTACCAGATGGACATCCTTGATTTTAACGCGGCTTGTCCTCAGAAAAAAATTACCAGCAGGGGAGAAGGCGCGGCTCTACTCAAAACCCCTAAGACACTAAATAAATTATTAAAATTAATAGTTAAAAATTCAGATCGCCCTGTTACAGCAAAGATTCGTCTGGGCTGGAATGATTTTTCTCATGCCAGGGATATTGCCCTGTATGCCCAGGATGCGGGTATACATGCCTTGTTTGTTCACGGCAGGACCAAAGAGCAGGGCTACAGCGGTAAAGTAAATTATAAAGCAATAAGAATGATAAAAAAGGCTGTTGATATCCCTATCGTGGGGAGCGGCGATATTTTAAGTGCGGAGTTGGCCAAGAGGATGCTGGACGAGACAGGCTGTGATGCCATAACAGTGGCCCGCGGCGCGCTGGGCAATCCGTGGATTTTTAAAGAAATAAAAGAATTCCTGAAAACAGGCAAGATATTAAAAAGGCCTTCGATAAAAGATATAGCAAAGACCATGAAACTTCATCTTGACCTGGGCTGTGATTTTTACGGGGAAAGAAGGGGTGTTGTGAATTTCAGGAAATTCTTCATATGGTACACGCGCTACTTTAAAGGAACAAAGCCCCTAAGAAACAAAGTCACCCGCATAAACACTATGCTCGAAACAGCAAGGCTTGTAGATGATTTCCTTTTGTGTTAA
- a CDS encoding STAS domain-containing protein → MGLEVKITKKKDYVYSVELKGPIDSKTYQELEQELNEITNESTKAVILDMSGVDYVSSMGVKVVITAKKSLERKKASFAMVDLQPQVKKVFDMLKILPMFDIFDDAPEADKYIDQIIKDEIKKQST, encoded by the coding sequence ATGGGATTAGAAGTAAAGATCACTAAGAAAAAGGATTACGTTTATTCAGTTGAGCTGAAAGGGCCCATTGACAGTAAGACCTATCAGGAGTTGGAACAGGAATTAAACGAGATCACTAATGAAAGCACAAAGGCAGTGATCCTGGACATGAGTGGGGTTGACTATGTGAGCAGTATGGGCGTAAAGGTGGTAATTACAGCAAAGAAGTCTTTGGAAAGAAAAAAGGCAAGCTTTGCCATGGTGGACTTACAGCCTCAGGTTAAAAAGGTGTTTGATATGCTGAAGATCCTGCCCATGTTTGACATATTTGATGACGCGCCTGAGGCAGATAAATATATCGACCAGATCATAAAGGATGAGATTAAAAAGCAGTCTACATGA
- a CDS encoding lipid-binding SYLF domain-containing protein — translation MKLCKILVCAIFLLSTVFYSHAIAEGNKWTRLVEESGKVLSEVQGMPDQHIPEDLIGKCQAVAIFPNTVSAGLGIGAKYGQGIIMVRNNSKDRWSSPAIFTLAGGSIGWQIGGQATDIVLLIMNKRSVDGLLQGKFKLGADAAVAAGPVGREAQASTDVQLKGGILAYSRSRGLFVGIKLEGAVIKEHLDGNKTLYGKSLSAEEILIENKGTMPKSARGVLKVLK, via the coding sequence GTGAAGCTATGCAAAATTTTGGTTTGCGCTATATTTTTATTAAGCACTGTTTTTTATAGTCATGCAATAGCTGAAGGGAATAAATGGACGCGGCTCGTAGAAGAATCAGGCAAGGTCTTATCTGAGGTACAGGGTATGCCAGATCAGCATATACCAGAAGATCTTATTGGGAAATGCCAGGCTGTCGCGATTTTCCCTAATACTGTATCTGCAGGTCTGGGCATAGGCGCAAAATACGGCCAGGGCATAATCATGGTGCGGAATAATTCAAAAGACAGGTGGTCAAGTCCTGCTATCTTTACTCTGGCAGGAGGGAGTATTGGCTGGCAGATAGGCGGTCAGGCAACAGACATAGTCCTGCTTATCATGAATAAGCGCAGCGTGGACGGACTTCTGCAGGGAAAGTTCAAATTAGGCGCAGATGCTGCAGTAGCTGCTGGCCCAGTGGGAAGAGAGGCTCAGGCCTCAACAGATGTGCAGCTAAAAGGCGGCATACTTGCTTATTCCAGAAGCAGGGGGCTGTTTGTCGGTATTAAGTTAGAAGGCGCGGTCATTAAGGAACACCTGGATGGCAATAAAACGCTTTACGGAAAGAGCTTGTCAGCAGAAGAGATACTAATAGAAAATAAGGGCACTATGCCAAAAAGTGCCAGAGGTGTTCTGAAAGTATTGAAATAA
- a CDS encoding inositol monophosphatase family protein has protein sequence MISHLNLAIKAARKAGKIHKKYFGCKGGIKIKSSSFDLVTRADIEGERAVVSLIKKYFPQHNFIAEEEKYARTDSEYTWIIDPLDGTNNFSCGLPIFCVSIALTKGNETILGVVYDVMRNELFYAEKGRGAFLNRESIKVNSADSFEKSLLITGFYYNRAESMVETLGNIKEFFFKRILGLRRFGAAALDLCNVACGRAAGFWEFELSPWDFAAGRLIVEEAGGKVTGRHGEEIDTQKKSYIVASNRKIHEKILEVLK, from the coding sequence TTGATAAGTCATCTTAATCTTGCCATAAAGGCAGCCAGGAAAGCCGGGAAGATCCATAAGAAGTATTTTGGCTGCAAAGGGGGCATAAAGATAAAGTCGTCTTCGTTTGACCTCGTGACCAGGGCAGATATTGAGGGCGAGAGGGCTGTAGTATCTTTAATAAAAAAATATTTCCCTCAACATAATTTTATAGCTGAAGAAGAAAAATACGCTAGGACAGATTCTGAATATACGTGGATCATTGATCCTCTGGATGGCACGAATAATTTTTCATGCGGGCTGCCTATTTTCTGTGTTTCGATCGCGCTTACTAAAGGCAATGAGACAATATTGGGCGTTGTGTATGATGTGATGAGGAATGAGTTATTTTATGCGGAGAAAGGGAGAGGCGCGTTTTTAAACAGGGAATCAATAAAGGTCAATTCCGCAGATAGCTTTGAAAAATCCCTCCTTATTACAGGATTCTATTATAACAGGGCCGAGTCAATGGTCGAGACCCTTGGCAACATAAAAGAGTTTTTCTTTAAGCGAATTCTGGGCCTGCGAAGATTTGGCGCTGCAGCGCTTGATCTGTGTAATGTCGCGTGCGGCCGCGCAGCTGGTTTTTGGGAATTTGAACTCAGCCCGTGGGATTTTGCCGCAGGCAGACTCATTGTAGAAGAGGCTGGTGGTAAAGTTACAGGCAGACACGGAGAAGAGATTGATACGCAAAAAAAATCCTACATCGTTGCTTCTAACAGAAAGATTCATGAAAAGATATTGGAGGTGTTGAAGTGA
- a CDS encoding ATP-binding protein — protein sequence MAVKEITVKDLDVGGFIGEKVKELSSAVGSGVAINALSGGVDSCAVTMLGHKAMGDRLKTYFIDNGIMREGEPQKIKALFKSLGVQVEIIDAQDKFFNALKGITDPEEKREAVTQTFYKDVFGLLVKESGAKYLLQGTILTDVDETVAGVKRQHNVFEQIGIDPQKEFGYKIIEPLIQLRKDGVRKIADALGLPESTYKRIPFPGPALAARVIGEVTREKISIVRKATTVVEEELGSTGAFQYMGILHQDRVTGMRDGKRDFGMQIEVRCWDSIDARTATPTKLPHETLCKLADRIVAEVPGVVSVTYNITKKPPSTIEAI from the coding sequence ATGGCTGTTAAAGAAATTACAGTAAAGGATTTGGATGTAGGAGGGTTTATTGGGGAAAAGGTAAAAGAGCTGTCATCTGCTGTTGGTAGCGGTGTGGCTATCAACGCGCTTTCAGGAGGAGTGGATTCTTGTGCTGTTACAATGTTGGGACATAAGGCCATGGGAGACAGACTTAAGACATATTTTATAGATAACGGAATAATGAGAGAAGGCGAGCCTCAGAAGATCAAGGCATTATTTAAAAGTCTGGGGGTTCAGGTAGAGATAATCGACGCGCAGGATAAATTTTTCAATGCGTTAAAAGGTATAACCGACCCTGAAGAGAAAAGGGAGGCAGTTACGCAGACTTTTTATAAGGATGTGTTTGGTCTGCTTGTAAAAGAGAGCGGCGCTAAGTACCTTTTGCAGGGTACTATCCTGACAGACGTTGACGAGACTGTTGCTGGTGTTAAGAGGCAGCACAATGTCTTTGAGCAGATCGGTATTGATCCTCAAAAGGAGTTCGGATATAAGATCATCGAGCCTCTGATCCAGCTGCGCAAGGATGGCGTGAGAAAGATCGCTGATGCTTTGGGGTTACCAGAGTCTACGTACAAGCGCATACCTTTTCCAGGACCAGCTTTAGCAGCCAGGGTCATAGGCGAAGTAACCCGAGAAAAGATCAGCATAGTGAGAAAGGCAACCACTGTTGTTGAAGAAGAATTAGGTTCAACAGGCGCGTTCCAATATATGGGAATTTTGCATCAGGACAGGGTTACTGGTATGAGGGATGGAAAAAGGGATTTTGGCATGCAGATCGAGGTGCGATGCTGGGACAGCATTGATGCAAGAACAGCAACCCCCACAAAGCTGCCTCACGAGACACTCTGTAAATTAGCGGATAGGATAGTCGCCGAGGTCCCGGGTGTTGTAAGCGTCACTTATAATATCACTAAAAAGCCACCTTCGACAATAGAGGCGATTTGA